In Sesamum indicum cultivar Zhongzhi No. 13 linkage group LG8, S_indicum_v1.0, whole genome shotgun sequence, the sequence TTGTCTGATCAAGCTTCTGATTAAGATTTTGTATTTCCATTCTATCAACTTCAATCTGCTTCAGTGCTTCTGCATGTTGAGACCTTAAAGTTTCGAGTTCCCTGTTGCTCTCGGCAACCAATGTTTCTTGTCGACTAGAATGTTCCCTTAAAATACCCAGCTCTCGCAAAGCTAGCTCAAACTGCTCCCTCTCTTTTGACAACGAAATCGATAAACCCATTGCTAGCTTCTCCTTCTGTTTTATTGCTGTTCTCATATCCAGAATCTCCTGCCTTAATTTCTCCTTCTCTTCCACCAACAGCCTtaattcattttccttttcaagaGCTTCCATTGCTAAACTGATTCTAATTTCTTTATCAATCAGAACTTCCTGAGACAAATCGTTTAGTTTTCGCCCAGCATCCTTGACAGCTTCTGTTAATATCAGTCCACTCAAATCCTGCACTATCAATGACTCAATATCTGAATCTTCAACTTTATGTCTGTTTGCATTTTCGGCAGTATTAACAGCTTCCCTGAGAATGATATCATAAATTTCTTCAGTTAGAAGGGAGCTCATGTTTGAATCTTCAGAGACACAACACCTCTGTGCAAGCTGCTCCCTGAGAGCACACTTATATACTTCTTCACTAAGTGAAGCTTCAATGCATGAATCTTCCATTGCTGATTTGAGATTTTCCACAAGCTTCAACATGTTTTCCTCAGCCAAAGTATGCTCCGACAATTTTGCAGCAGCATCCAAAATCTCTGCTTCTAGACACTTAACCTCATTTTTCTTGTCGGCAAGGCTGTCTCTGAGGtgatgattttcagagagaaGGTTATCTAGTCTATGCTTCAGTTTCCCCATACTCTCAACATTGTTGGTTAATGTAggaaactttttattttccaagAGGAAGTTCTCCAACTTTGAGATAATGTCAGGAATCCTTTTCCTTAACGCATCAAATTCTTCATCTTTCCTGTGTGTAACAAAGGATCTCTTCTCTTTTAGGTATTCACGTTTTAGACGAAAATATTCTTCAGTCTTTTGCTGTAGAGCTGACTCATGGTCTCTCTTCATCTTAGATAtgatgttattaaaataatttactaattcttCCTTAGGCATGTGTCTCAGCTGCTGAAAATCATAGCTCTCAGCGACATGAATATCAGATGCGTCTAGAGTCCCATTTTCTCCACAGAGTGAGGGCGACTGTATATGATTGCTTAAGGTCTTGTGGTGCAAATTTTCCAAATCGTGAGATCCATGAGAAACGAACCCTGTTTCCGGTAAGGAGAGTGACTTCAGAACTGCATCCAACTGGTTGCCTAAACTAGATATATCATTAAGCTTTTCAAGCCAATTAACATCCTGAGTTCCTGTAAATTGAACATATTGTTCCCAAAGGTTCTCCTCAAGCTCCTCCTGAAGACTCCTAAGTACACTTTGTATCACTATATCCTCAAGTTTCGCTGACAAAACTTGATCTTGTTGCCACTCAGAAAGTGAAATCCTGGAGGACAGTAAAATATCATCCACCTTTGTGCAGATAGTATCCACTGTTGTCTTCAGACATTCCAGTGTCTTATCCACATGCATCCAGCTTTCGCACTGCTTCTCCTCTAATATTCCACCCAATCCCACCAACTCAGAGCCAGAACCAATCTTCTTGATGGAATTAGCTCCTCTGGCACACTCAATCTCCTTCTTAGCCTTCTTGAACTGCTCTCCTGCCACACTCCGTAAAGCATGTAAGTCCTCCCTCATCTTTTCATGTTTCACAAAGGCATTGGTAACACAAGAAAACCTCCCATAATTCCCAGCTTCAAATGTTTTCCGCCCCACTGGCAACCTTACATCCTCAAATTTACCAGTAACGACCTCGTGCGACTGCAGAAACCACTTCAAATTGGACAGTTCAAGTTCCTTGGATGCGATTTTTTCTGCTGCCTCTTGTTCCACTGCAGTCACCATTCCCTTGATAACAGAATCACTGACCATCCGTGAAATCATTAATCTGTCATTAATATCTTCCCAGTATTCCTCCAAATCCTCCAAAACCTCCTCTGCCAAATTCCCTTTCCCCTTTTCATCAAAACCCACTTGCTCCAACCCATTATCACTATTTACCTGCTCTAAGCCATTTCCATATGAAATTATAGCGCTCCCATTTGACATTCCACCATTTACCAACACCTCTTGACTCTCCATAACACATACAGCTACCTGAAATATAGccaaaatagcaaaataaaCTAGAAACTTATTAgctgaattaaattattatagattCAAATAAGCACCCAAAAACACCTAATACCATACATGTATCACATACAAGGAGCTATAtaacgagagagagagagagagagaggataaaagaataacaatgggaaaaaaatatacatattaagagaaaaaaacaggGATACTTACAAGTAAATTAATGGGCAAATACTTTTACTTCTTGAACCGAAAATTCACACAATCCTTACAACTTGTGCTACTTGAATAACTTCATGTTCCACTAGAATTAGTATAGGGGTTTCTAGGGTTTAGGTGTCTGTGAGAAGAAGGGTAGCAGAATTTTTGGGCGAGAGCAGCAAAAGGATGGAAAGAGCGGGAGTGAATA encodes:
- the LOC105167257 gene encoding WPP domain-associated protein; its protein translation is MESQEVLVNGGMSNGSAIISYGNGLEQVNSDNGLEQVGFDEKGKGNLAEEVLEDLEEYWEDINDRLMISRMVSDSVIKGMVTAVEQEAAEKIASKELELSNLKWFLQSHEVVTGKFEDVRLPVGRKTFEAGNYGRFSCVTNAFVKHEKMREDLHALRSVAGEQFKKAKKEIECARGANSIKKIGSGSELVGLGGILEEKQCESWMHVDKTLECLKTTVDTICTKVDDILLSSRISLSEWQQDQVLSAKLEDIVIQSVLRSLQEELEENLWEQYVQFTGTQDVNWLEKLNDISSLGNQLDAVLKSLSLPETGFVSHGSHDLENLHHKTLSNHIQSPSLCGENGTLDASDIHVAESYDFQQLRHMPKEELVNYFNNIISKMKRDHESALQQKTEEYFRLKREYLKEKRSFVTHRKDEEFDALRKRIPDIISKLENFLLENKKFPTLTNNVESMGKLKHRLDNLLSENHHLRDSLADKKNEVKCLEAEILDAAAKLSEHTLAEENMLKLVENLKSAMEDSCIEASLSEEVYKCALREQLAQRCCVSEDSNMSSLLTEEIYDIILREAVNTAENANRHKVEDSDIESLIVQDLSGLILTEAVKDAGRKLNDLSQEVLIDKEIRISLAMEALEKENELRLLVEEKEKLRQEILDMRTAIKQKEKLAMGLSISLSKEREQFELALRELGILREHSSRQETLVAESNRELETLRSQHAEALKQIEVDRMEIQNLNQKLDQTKEVLTEANKERHSAFTLSQETHDKLLVSEAREEKLRKEMEMAASGFSKMFDDFACRVSGVVKSNTLRLEDISSQLKAFSKMATVLRSTGFMYKQKLERRCADLQMAEAEVDLLGDEVDALLRLLEKIYIALDHYSPVLKHYPGIIEILELVRRELSGGSTKLL